The Natrinema salifodinae genome includes a window with the following:
- a CDS encoding TAXI family TRAP transporter solute-binding subunit: protein MAKQTRATRRDVLKATGAAGAIGLAGCLGSGDRTTVTIGATSQNSSSQQAAQALARAASEHSDSVQVDPQVTGGWTANLHEFDGGNIPGMAVDNNSLSKAMNEEAPFDEDPVDELPMQGFVFTRLEMYWVATEDSGIESTADIVDGDHTIYPIQPGFGTRLLTEEVINRAGMWESLDESDNIYEGDTTDVAGAVEEGRVDALCIYGANGVDLSSWVEEVDARAELQAIPIHDEFEQAIDDTPGALKTEFEPYGWNQDVTGITDTVTSWALAAQWAFGPEIPADATYEIARLAHEHHEALRESDPTTLDHSDAESMTEAVVEDLEVHPGVADFFEEKGVWDDAWTRGEAEGSDEE from the coding sequence ATGGCAAAACAAACTCGGGCAACGCGGCGTGATGTGCTCAAAGCGACCGGTGCGGCCGGCGCGATCGGCCTGGCCGGCTGTCTCGGTAGCGGCGACCGGACCACCGTGACGATCGGCGCGACCTCACAGAACAGTTCGAGCCAGCAGGCCGCCCAGGCCCTGGCTCGCGCGGCGAGTGAACACAGCGACTCGGTGCAGGTCGATCCGCAGGTCACGGGCGGCTGGACCGCGAATCTCCACGAGTTCGACGGCGGCAACATCCCCGGGATGGCCGTCGACAACAACTCGCTGTCGAAGGCGATGAACGAGGAAGCCCCCTTCGACGAGGACCCGGTCGACGAGCTCCCGATGCAGGGATTCGTCTTCACGCGCCTCGAGATGTATTGGGTCGCGACCGAGGACTCGGGCATCGAATCGACCGCCGACATCGTCGACGGCGACCACACGATCTACCCGATTCAGCCCGGGTTCGGGACCCGCCTACTGACCGAAGAGGTCATCAACCGCGCCGGTATGTGGGAGTCCCTCGACGAGTCAGACAACATCTACGAGGGCGACACCACCGACGTGGCCGGCGCCGTTGAGGAGGGCCGCGTCGACGCATTATGTATCTACGGCGCCAACGGTGTCGACCTCTCCTCCTGGGTCGAGGAGGTCGACGCTCGCGCCGAGCTCCAAGCCATCCCGATCCACGACGAGTTCGAGCAAGCGATCGACGACACGCCGGGCGCGCTGAAGACGGAGTTCGAGCCCTACGGCTGGAATCAGGACGTCACCGGAATCACGGACACGGTGACCAGCTGGGCGCTCGCCGCGCAGTGGGCGTTCGGACCGGAGATTCCGGCGGACGCGACCTACGAGATCGCCCGGCTCGCACACGAGCACCACGAGGCGCTCCGCGAGTCCGACCCGACGACGCTCGACCACTCCGACGCCGAGTCGATGACCGAGGCCGTCGTGGAGGACCTCGAGGTCCACCCCGGCGTCGCGGACTTCTTCGAAGAGAAGGGCGTCTGGGACGACGCCTGGACTCGCGGCGAAGCTGAAGGCAGCGACGAAGAGTAA
- a CDS encoding MFS transporter — translation MSSVFESGIRVRGWKGYTALILLWQLTASACFYSVYAVTPFVREEFGVSATLVGVMMTALTLGYTVFLLPIGSFIDEYGEDRALVGGLVGLGLGAVGVTVAPTYLVLLASVFVVGAFYATAMPGTNKAVFNAVPDERLNTSMGIKQVGVTAGSGISSVLVPWFGATRFGWKVAFLLAAGVAAATSIVFWASYDAGGRGSDGGRDGIRARLAEPSYLLLIAAGFALGAGLFTTVGYTILYVDEAVGASVVVAGVTLAAAQVAGSAGRLAFGWLADRLSAPLTVSTLRILCLQAAASVVLFLAVPFAGSALTGLVLFSLLGFFILGFTGVYYSCIGSIVPSEEMGSATAGAQIALNCGALIAPPTFGFLVDVTGYDAGWTMLAAMAFLGFVFLVVLLRRT, via the coding sequence ATGAGCAGCGTCTTCGAGTCCGGAATCCGGGTGCGCGGCTGGAAGGGATACACCGCGCTCATCCTCCTCTGGCAGCTCACTGCGAGCGCCTGTTTCTACTCGGTCTACGCGGTAACGCCGTTCGTCCGCGAGGAGTTCGGCGTCTCGGCGACGCTCGTCGGCGTGATGATGACGGCGCTGACGCTCGGGTATACCGTCTTCCTGCTCCCGATCGGCTCGTTCATCGACGAGTACGGCGAGGACCGCGCGCTGGTCGGCGGCCTGGTCGGCCTCGGCCTCGGCGCGGTCGGCGTCACGGTCGCGCCGACGTATCTGGTCTTGCTCGCGTCAGTGTTCGTCGTCGGCGCGTTCTACGCGACGGCGATGCCGGGGACCAACAAGGCGGTGTTCAACGCGGTCCCGGACGAGCGGCTCAACACGTCGATGGGAATCAAGCAGGTCGGCGTGACCGCGGGCAGCGGGATCAGCTCGGTTCTGGTGCCCTGGTTCGGCGCGACGCGGTTCGGCTGGAAGGTCGCGTTCCTGCTGGCCGCGGGCGTCGCCGCCGCGACTAGCATCGTCTTCTGGGCGAGCTACGACGCCGGGGGCCGCGGCAGCGACGGGGGCCGGGACGGCATCCGGGCGCGCCTGGCCGAACCGTCGTACCTCCTGTTGATCGCCGCCGGGTTCGCCCTCGGTGCGGGGCTGTTCACGACGGTCGGCTACACGATCCTCTACGTCGACGAGGCCGTCGGCGCGAGCGTCGTCGTCGCCGGCGTTACGCTCGCGGCCGCCCAGGTCGCCGGCAGCGCGGGCCGCCTCGCCTTCGGCTGGCTCGCCGATCGCCTCTCGGCGCCGCTGACCGTCTCGACGCTTCGCATCCTCTGTCTGCAGGCGGCCGCATCCGTCGTGCTCTTCCTCGCGGTTCCGTTCGCCGGGTCGGCGCTGACTGGCCTGGTCCTGTTCTCGCTACTAGGGTTCTTCATCCTCGGGTTCACCGGCGTCTACTACTCCTGTATCGGATCGATCGTCCCGTCCGAAGAGATGGGAAGCGCGACCGCCGGGGCTCAGATCGCGCTCAACTGTGGTGCCCTGATCGCCCCGCCGACGTTCGGATTTCTCGTCGACGTGACGGGGTACGACGCCGGGTGGACGATGCTCGCCGCGATGGCGTTTCTCGGATTCGTCTTTCTTGTTGTTCTGCTCAGACGAACATAA
- a CDS encoding heavy-metal-associated domain-containing protein codes for MEQTTLAVTDMSRTECEQTVTEALEALDGVASARADREADEVRVEHDESRIDRASLAGTIEDAGYTVEA; via the coding sequence ATGGAACAGACGACGCTCGCCGTCACCGACATGTCCCGTACTGAGTGCGAGCAGACCGTGACCGAGGCCCTCGAAGCCCTCGACGGGGTCGCGTCGGCGCGAGCCGACCGCGAGGCCGACGAAGTACGCGTCGAACACGACGAGTCGCGGATCGATCGGGCAAGCCTGGCGGGGACGATCGAGGACGCGGGCTATACCGTCGAGGCCTGA